A stretch of Lathyrus oleraceus cultivar Zhongwan6 chromosome 6, CAAS_Psat_ZW6_1.0, whole genome shotgun sequence DNA encodes these proteins:
- the LOC127094205 gene encoding uncharacterized protein LOC127094205 produces MSLPGSNPSVDDLVVDLGITPSVEDDLVVDLGINPSVDDDHVIDLGIYTSVDDNFAIDLGINPSVHDDLAIDLGINPTVDDDFDDDLGINSHVDDDLTVDLGINPSVYEHFIVDLGINSRVEYDLVIYLGINLSVDDDLVVDLGINACANDDLVVDPCIDHHVDDDLIIDISINPSVDDLVVDLGITPSVEDDLVVDLGINPSVDDDLVIDLGIYTSVDGNFVVDLGINPSVHDDLVVDLGINPTVDDDFDVDLGINSHVDDDLAVDLGINLSVDEHFIPTMCATISV; encoded by the exons ATGAGTCTCCCTG GTAGCAACCCAAGTGTTGATGATCTTGTTGTCGATTTAGGTATCACCCCAAGTGTTGAGGACGATCTTGTTGTCGATCTAGGCATCAACCCAAGTGTTGATGATGATCATGTTATCGATCTAGGTATCTACACAAGTGTCGATGACAATTTTGCTATCGATCTAGGTATCAACCCAAGTGTTCATGACGATCTTGCTATCGATCTAGGTATCAACCCAACTGTTGATGACGATTTTGATGATGATCTAGGtatcaactctcatgttgatgACGATCTTACTGTTGATTTAGGTATCAACCCGAGTGTGTATGAACATTTTATTGTCGATCTAGGTATCAACTCTCGTGTTGAATACGATCTTGTTATCTATCTAGGTATCAACCTAAGTGTTGATGATGATCTTGTTGTTGATCTAGGTATCAACGCTTGTGCCAATGATGATCTTGTTGTCGATCCATGTATCGACCATCATGTTGATGATGATCTTATTATCGATATAA GTATCAACCCAAGTGTTGATGATCTTGTTGTCGATTTAGGTATCACCCCAAGTGTTGAGGACGATCTTGTTGTCGATCTAGGCATTAACCCAAGTGTTGATGATGATCTTGTTATCGATCTAGGTATCTACACAAGTGTTGATGGAAATTTTGTTGTCGATCTAGGTATCAACCCAAGTGTTCATGACGATCTTGTTGTCGATCTAGGTATCAACCCAACTGTTGATGACGATTTTGATGTTGATCTAGGtatcaactctcatgttgatgACGATCTTGCTGTTGATCTAGGTATCAACCTGAGTGTTGATGAACATTTTATTCCCACTATGTGTGCCACTATTTCTGTGTAG